Proteins encoded by one window of Paenibacillus sp. DCT19:
- a CDS encoding ABC transporter ATP-binding protein produces MFRLETSKLDIAYEERLIVEDLNIQIPQGKITALVGANGSGKSTILKTMARIMNPKAGNVLLDGKSIHKQSTREVAKQLAILPQNPTAPEGLTVTELVSYGRFPYQKGFGSMRAEDKRMIEWAINVTGMTEFHDRPIDQLSGGQRQRAWIAMALAQETDILFLDEPTTFLDMAHQLEVLQLLEQLNATANRTIVMVVHDLNHASRYAHHMIGIKKGKAIATGSPVEVMNSDVLREVFNIEADIVIDPRSGVPLCLPYALAGERQQQSTTPDPRVINSAMVHAGERTEQRVHQATGS; encoded by the coding sequence ATGTTTCGTCTGGAGACGTCTAAGCTGGATATCGCTTATGAGGAAAGACTAATTGTTGAGGATCTGAATATCCAGATTCCCCAAGGGAAAATCACAGCACTTGTTGGAGCCAACGGCTCAGGAAAGTCTACGATCCTGAAAACGATGGCTCGGATCATGAATCCTAAGGCTGGTAACGTTCTGCTCGACGGAAAGTCCATTCATAAGCAATCTACGCGTGAAGTAGCGAAGCAACTCGCGATCTTGCCACAGAATCCTACAGCTCCCGAAGGACTCACAGTAACGGAACTGGTGTCTTATGGACGATTCCCTTATCAAAAAGGTTTTGGTTCAATGCGTGCTGAAGACAAGCGCATGATTGAATGGGCGATTAATGTAACAGGCATGACAGAGTTCCATGACCGTCCAATTGATCAACTGTCTGGTGGACAACGCCAACGCGCTTGGATCGCTATGGCACTTGCGCAGGAAACGGATATTCTCTTCTTGGACGAGCCAACAACGTTCCTTGATATGGCTCACCAGCTTGAGGTGTTACAGTTGTTGGAACAGCTTAATGCGACAGCTAACCGCACCATTGTGATGGTTGTCCATGACTTGAACCATGCTTCACGTTATGCGCATCATATGATCGGAATCAAGAAGGGTAAAGCAATCGCTACAGGCTCGCCTGTAGAGGTTATGAACTCGGATGTACTCCGTGAAGTATTCAACATTGAAGCGGATATCGTTATTGATCCACGTTCTGGTGTACCTCTCTGCTTGCCTTATGCTCTTGCAGGGGAGCGTCAACAACAATCTACGACACCAGATCCACGGGTAATCAACAGTGCGATGGTTCATGCTGGAGAACGTACAGAACAACGTGTTCATCAGGCAACGGGAAGTTAA
- the pelA gene encoding pectate lyase, with protein sequence MKKHSVPATLKLVPVALAVAMMTAGVAVPYGASAASAASTAPAAALDSPPVTIKTEVLSSKASAGVDVSSLLHKFRDFSNFATGDLAKDTAYALNIVSWQMPHGGFYKDMEEQYAAPWDGVTARSGWKDPNGTELGTFDNDATTSEIRFLADMYSKTGNPAFRDSVRKAVGFVLTSQYPSGGWPQVYPKRSNYSDAVTYNDNAMVQTMVLIDDIVERRQGFDNDILSNSDRNKLKTALDKGIDYTLKAQIINNGQPTVWGAQHDPVTYAPVAGRAYELASKSGSESVAVTAFLMSRPQTPEIERAAKAALRWFDTVRENGTKYNRQGPVYFEPDAGSVIWYRFYNVDEDVPFYADRDGLKYMNILDISEERRHGYSWAGSYARNLLKLASDSGYYPLSTPLPGS encoded by the coding sequence TTGAAGAAACATTCAGTGCCTGCCACACTCAAATTGGTTCCCGTCGCGCTTGCCGTTGCCATGATGACAGCCGGAGTCGCTGTACCTTACGGTGCTTCTGCTGCTTCTGCTGCTTCCACTGCCCCTGCCGCTGCTCTCGATTCCCCACCCGTTACGATCAAAACCGAAGTTCTGTCCTCCAAAGCTTCAGCAGGTGTAGATGTCTCTTCTCTGCTTCATAAGTTTAGGGATTTCAGTAATTTTGCCACTGGTGATCTAGCTAAGGATACAGCCTATGCACTCAATATCGTTTCCTGGCAGATGCCGCATGGTGGATTCTACAAAGACATGGAAGAGCAATATGCAGCACCTTGGGACGGCGTGACAGCACGCTCAGGCTGGAAGGACCCAAATGGCACTGAACTGGGCACATTTGATAATGATGCTACAACATCCGAGATTCGTTTTCTGGCTGATATGTATAGCAAAACAGGAAATCCTGCCTTCAGAGACAGCGTCCGTAAAGCGGTTGGTTTTGTTTTGACCTCTCAATATCCGTCTGGAGGATGGCCACAGGTTTATCCTAAGCGAAGCAATTACTCCGACGCAGTGACTTATAATGACAATGCTATGGTACAAACGATGGTACTAATTGACGATATCGTGGAGCGAAGACAGGGATTCGACAACGATATCCTGAGCAACAGTGACCGCAATAAATTAAAGACTGCCCTTGATAAGGGTATCGATTATACCCTTAAAGCACAGATTATCAATAACGGTCAGCCTACCGTTTGGGGTGCGCAGCATGATCCTGTGACCTATGCTCCTGTAGCAGGTAGAGCGTATGAATTGGCCTCCAAGTCGGGATCTGAATCTGTAGCCGTAACGGCCTTTCTCATGTCCAGACCCCAGACTCCGGAGATTGAACGAGCAGCCAAAGCAGCGTTGCGCTGGTTTGATACCGTTCGGGAAAATGGAACCAAATATAATCGACAAGGACCTGTTTATTTTGAACCAGATGCGGGGAGCGTGATCTGGTACCGCTTCTATAACGTAGATGAGGATGTGCCTTTTTATGCGGATCGGGATGGATTAAAGTACATGAACATTCTGGACATCAGCGAAGAACGGCGACACGGGTATTCTTGGGCAGGAAGCTACGCGCGTAATCTGTTGAAGCTTGCTTCGGATAGCGGGTACTACCCTCTAAGCACACCTTTGCCTGGATCATAA
- a CDS encoding CPBP family intramembrane glutamic endopeptidase — protein MNFIRGIVLAWTYERTGSVVPGMIVHGVFNTTAVLLTR, from the coding sequence GTGAATTTTATTAGAGGAATTGTACTTGCATGGACCTATGAACGTACAGGATCGGTCGTGCCTGGCATGATCGTTCATGGTGTGTTTAATACAACTGCTGTGTTGTTAACGCGTTAG
- a CDS encoding glutathione peroxidase, with amino-acid sequence MSVYSYKALTTANQEAPLDLYQGKVLVIANTASKCGLTPQYGELQKLYDRYRDQGLVVLGFPCNQFGGQEPGTSEEAESFCQVNYGVNFPVFAKVDVNGEDAHPLFQYLREQQPGEGEDNTIQWNFTKFLVNREGEVVGRYEPKESPEAMTAEIEKLLG; translated from the coding sequence ATGTCCGTATATTCATACAAAGCGTTAACTACCGCTAATCAGGAAGCACCTCTGGATCTGTATCAAGGTAAAGTATTGGTGATTGCCAACACAGCCAGCAAATGTGGACTGACTCCACAATACGGCGAATTGCAGAAGTTATACGACCGTTATCGCGATCAGGGTCTAGTTGTATTGGGCTTCCCTTGTAATCAGTTTGGTGGGCAAGAGCCAGGCACGAGTGAGGAAGCAGAATCGTTCTGCCAAGTGAACTATGGGGTTAATTTCCCTGTGTTTGCCAAAGTCGATGTTAACGGCGAAGACGCTCATCCATTGTTCCAGTACCTTCGTGAACAGCAACCAGGTGAGGGTGAAGATAACACGATTCAGTGGAATTTCACGAAGTTCCTGGTGAATCGTGAGGGTGAGGTTGTAGGTCGTTACGAGCCTAAAGAATCTCCAGAAGCCATGACAGCAGAGATTGAGAAGCTGCTCGGTTAA